Proteins encoded by one window of Salicibibacter halophilus:
- a CDS encoding S1 family peptidase: MQSENTFVIEQDEHKLMTEDGLPHWFCIEQGTAFLLKGIGYITNYHVIKDYIKYYHDGYNMKTLIRLHRPEYPEEDVYVTVKCYDRIKDIAILVDLSRDIDRNGFKYSLNDVSKDSNVQLLGFPHYHDGNPLRQDDTKIIGRRNSNEISMYEVESTIFGGNSGGPLVNENNEVVGLAVKGSVEYPNEAIPIVHALELNKNEKRNVCHT, translated from the coding sequence ATGCAAAGTGAAAATACATTTGTAATAGAACAAGATGAACATAAGCTTATGACCGAAGATGGCTTGCCTCATTGGTTTTGTATAGAACAAGGAACAGCATTTTTATTAAAAGGGATTGGCTATATTACTAATTACCATGTAATTAAAGATTACATAAAATATTATCACGATGGTTACAATATGAAAACGCTAATAAGACTTCATAGACCAGAATATCCTGAAGAAGATGTATATGTTACAGTGAAATGTTATGACAGGATAAAGGATATAGCTATCTTAGTTGATTTAAGCAGAGATATTGATAGAAATGGATTTAAATACAGTTTAAATGATGTTTCAAAAGATTCAAATGTACAATTACTTGGATTCCCTCATTACCATGATGGAAATCCCTTAAGGCAAGATGATACTAAAATTATTGGTAGAAGGAATAGTAATGAAATTTCTATGTATGAAGTAGAATCAACAATATTTGGTGGGAATAGTGGTGGCCCCCTAGTTAACGAGAATAATGAAGTAGTAGGCTTAGCAGTTAAAGGCTCGGTTGAGTATCCAAATGAAGCTATACCTATAGTCCATGCCCTTGAGTTAAATAAGAATGAGAAAAGAAATGTTTGTCACACGTAA
- a CDS encoding reverse transcriptase domain-containing protein, translating to MEIEIRNTDEDVKRNFENLINFKDVAHLLEISAETLYKILFINKHLNYKEFTLNRGKVRTIYSPKKNLMIIQRKLAYILSLLYSHHTKSHGYIKEKSIISNANEHVQQRYVLNFDLKDFFDSISFGRIRAMFMTYFKFNDKVSTTLANICCHPNGFLPQGAPTSPIISNIISYRLDKNLDSISRRYNCKYTRYVDDITISTSRIYFPKAIGHGQKGSDQAVVSEKIKSIVHKNGFKVNDKKTRLNSKYENLSVTGITVNETLNVKRSYVRYIRVILHSIEKGIEEDNLDKAQKKFNEQYNFRQRKKGNLPDMYSVIRGRSPMLDKLKGRKIMSIIS from the coding sequence ATGGAAATAGAAATAAGAAATACAGATGAAGATGTAAAGCGTAATTTTGAGAATTTAATAAATTTTAAAGATGTAGCCCATTTATTAGAAATCTCAGCGGAGACATTATATAAAATATTATTCATAAATAAGCACTTAAATTACAAAGAGTTTACGTTAAATAGAGGAAAGGTAAGGACAATATATTCCCCAAAAAAGAACTTAATGATTATACAAAGAAAATTAGCTTATATATTAAGTCTTTTATATAGCCATCATACAAAGTCACATGGATATATAAAGGAAAAAAGTATTATTTCAAACGCAAATGAACATGTTCAGCAAAGGTATGTTTTAAACTTTGACCTAAAAGATTTCTTTGATTCTATTTCATTTGGACGTATAAGAGCTATGTTCATGACTTACTTTAAATTCAATGATAAAGTATCAACAACTTTAGCTAATATTTGTTGCCACCCGAATGGATTCTTACCGCAAGGTGCTCCTACCTCGCCAATAATTTCTAACATAATTTCTTATAGACTTGACAAAAATTTAGATAGTATTTCCAGAAGGTATAACTGTAAGTACACTAGATATGTTGATGATATAACAATTTCCACTTCCAGAATATATTTCCCGAAAGCTATAGGACATGGACAAAAAGGGTCAGATCAAGCAGTTGTTTCAGAAAAAATTAAGAGTATTGTACATAAAAATGGATTTAAAGTTAATGATAAGAAAACAAGGTTAAATAGTAAATACGAAAATTTAAGTGTTACGGGTATTACTGTTAATGAGACACTAAATGTTAAAAGATCTTATGTTAGGTACATAAGAGTTATTTTACATTCTATAGAGAAAGGAATCGAAGAAGATAACCTAGATAAGGCACAAAAAAAATTTAATGAACAGTATAATTTTAGACAAAGAAAAAAAGGTAACTTGCCGGATATGTACAGTGTTATAAGGGGAAGATCTCCTATGTTGGACAAGTTAAAGGGAAGAAAGATAATGTCTATAATAAGCTAG
- a CDS encoding sigma factor, whose translation MHSPSAERFTTYCGSLYQFTTSWSTFQNPSTYPPFEVIYRHYTPLVHRMIRRLHIHSNLDDFLQVGYLGLWYAYRDYDEEKGPLSSYAFMRVRYEMLTMLRKDSTYQARHAFRAIRYGYTLPLSPSLVPP comes from the coding sequence TTGCATTCACCGAGCGCTGAGAGATTTACCACTTATTGCGGAAGCCTTTACCAATTCACTACCTCCTGGAGCACCTTTCAAAATCCCTCTACTTACCCTCCGTTTGAAGTCATTTACCGCCACTATACCCCGCTGGTTCACCGTATGATCCGTCGACTCCACATTCATAGCAATCTCGACGATTTTTTACAAGTTGGCTATTTAGGTCTGTGGTATGCATACCGGGATTATGATGAAGAGAAAGGGCCCCTCTCTTCGTACGCGTTTATGCGCGTCAGGTACGAAATGCTAACGATGTTAAGAAAAGATAGCACCTATCAAGCACGTCATGCATTTCGAGCCATCAGATATGGATACACTCTCCCCCTATCTCCATCACTTGTCCCCCCGTGA
- a CDS encoding sigma-70 family RNA polymerase sigma factor has product MQSVRQQYSFEEIYQQYTPLVKRMLKRLHIHSNHDDFVQAGYLGLWLAYHHHDSEKGPFSSYAFVRVRGEMLTMLKKDASYYDQHSFSSTDPEPVQVAIDTDAWISDAENLAPYLKTLSKREQRWVIEHAVHDQAPRMIAAKYNVSVETVKGWRKGALAKLRKYVK; this is encoded by the coding sequence ATGCAATCGGTCCGTCAACAATATTCATTCGAGGAAATCTATCAACAGTACACGCCGTTAGTGAAAAGGATGCTTAAGCGACTTCATATTCACAGCAACCACGACGACTTTGTGCAAGCAGGTTATTTGGGCCTTTGGCTTGCATACCACCATCACGATAGTGAAAAGGGACCTTTTTCCTCCTATGCTTTCGTTCGTGTCAGAGGAGAAATGTTGACGATGCTGAAAAAGGATGCCAGTTATTACGACCAGCATTCTTTCAGTTCCACAGATCCGGAGCCTGTTCAAGTGGCCATAGACACAGATGCCTGGATATCAGATGCAGAAAACTTAGCACCATATTTGAAAACATTATCAAAACGAGAACAACGCTGGGTCATTGAACACGCGGTCCACGACCAAGCCCCGCGCATGATCGCGGCCAAGTACAACGTTTCCGTTGAAACGGTTAAAGGCTGGCGCAAAGGAGCACTAGCGAAACTAAGAAAATATGTAAAATAA
- the darT gene encoding type II toxin-antitoxin system toxin DNA ADP-ribosyl transferase DarT, which produces MEPTLLYHITDYRNLPSILDNGGLAAHSRVSGNKISYTDIAHHSIQSRRSKISVSAAPRGMLHDYVPFYFSPRSPMLYAIHRKNVEGFSGTQDDIIYLVTSTDVIKDGGKDFVFTDGHAIMLWTEFYNELSHLDKIDWEVMDSIYWNDTDQDPDRTRRRQAEFLVHKFENRDKTNILFLGGEDIDLF; this is translated from the coding sequence ATGGAACCTACATTGCTTTATCATATTACAGATTATCGAAACCTTCCCTCTATTTTAGATAATGGTGGGTTGGCAGCTCATTCACGGGTCTCCGGTAATAAAATATCATATACAGATATCGCTCATCACAGTATTCAGTCTAGGCGTTCAAAGATATCCGTTTCTGCAGCACCACGTGGTATGCTGCACGATTATGTTCCTTTTTATTTTTCTCCACGATCTCCAATGTTGTATGCCATCCATCGGAAAAATGTTGAAGGGTTTTCCGGTACACAAGATGATATTATCTATCTGGTTACAAGTACAGATGTTATTAAAGATGGAGGCAAAGATTTCGTTTTTACGGATGGCCACGCCATCATGTTATGGACAGAATTTTATAATGAGTTAAGTCATCTTGATAAGATTGATTGGGAAGTAATGGATAGCATTTATTGGAACGATACGGATCAAGATCCTGATCGTACACGAAGGCGCCAAGCTGAGTTTTTAGTACATAAATTTGAAAATAGGGATAAGACCAACATTTTATTTTTAGGGGGTGAAGATATTGATTTATTTTAA
- the darG gene encoding type II toxin-antitoxin system antitoxin DNA ADP-ribosyl glycohydrolase DarG, with product MKILIYFKQGNLLDDQSEALVNTVNTVGVMGKGIALQVKQAYPNVFREYEKESKKGNVQIGQMHIVTTDSIVAPDYVINFPTKKHWREKSKITYIEQGLKDLVRVVRELKIKSLALPPLGCGNGGLKWSEVKPLIENAFINEAIDVNVYEPAGSPKPDQMKVGTSKPRLTKTRALLLASMSAYKAPGYRLSLLEVQKIAYFLQEAGEPLKLDFEKGKYGPYAENLNFVLQRLEGHFIRGYGDRNRNAEIDLFKDAGEKAREYLSGDADSERRLDKVQQVIFGSETPYGLELLATVHWVMKHSNPANNDDLIQDVQSWNERKKELFPSKHIELAWDYLREVGV from the coding sequence GTGAAGATATTGATTTATTTTAAGCAGGGGAACTTACTCGATGACCAATCTGAAGCACTTGTTAATACAGTAAATACCGTTGGTGTTATGGGGAAAGGGATCGCCCTTCAAGTGAAGCAAGCTTATCCCAACGTTTTTCGGGAATATGAGAAAGAAAGCAAAAAAGGTAACGTGCAGATCGGTCAAATGCATATTGTTACGACAGATTCAATCGTAGCCCCTGATTATGTCATTAATTTTCCAACTAAAAAGCATTGGCGCGAAAAGTCTAAAATAACGTACATTGAGCAAGGTTTAAAAGATCTTGTGCGAGTTGTCCGAGAATTAAAGATTAAGTCTCTCGCTCTTCCTCCGCTCGGTTGTGGTAATGGGGGCTTGAAATGGTCTGAGGTGAAACCTTTAATAGAAAATGCATTCATTAATGAAGCGATTGATGTTAATGTATATGAACCCGCAGGCAGCCCGAAGCCAGATCAAATGAAAGTGGGGACATCAAAACCGAGATTAACTAAAACGAGAGCGTTATTATTAGCGTCTATGAGCGCTTATAAGGCCCCTGGCTATCGATTATCCTTGCTAGAAGTGCAAAAAATTGCTTACTTTCTCCAGGAAGCAGGAGAGCCATTAAAACTTGACTTTGAGAAGGGTAAATACGGTCCCTATGCTGAGAATTTAAACTTTGTATTACAGCGATTAGAAGGACATTTTATCCGAGGGTATGGTGACAGGAACCGAAATGCAGAAATTGATCTGTTCAAAGACGCGGGCGAAAAGGCGCGTGAGTATTTGTCGGGTGATGCAGACAGTGAACGTCGCTTGGATAAAGTACAACAGGTGATCTTTGGTTCTGAAACGCCCTATGGTTTGGAACTATTGGCTACCGTGCATTGGGTTATGAAACATTCAAACCCGGCGAATAACGATGACCTCATTCAAGATGTACAAAGCTGGAATGAACGAAAAAAGGAATTGTTTCCTTCGAAGCATATTGAGCTAGCTTGGGATTATTTGAGAGAAGTAGGTGTGTGA
- a CDS encoding RpnC/YadD family protein translates to MAEGISYHNKDVLFKFLSELYKDATLDAFGIEGLPKIRKLLPTTMPKVRADERRSDTQFLLQDDSVLMLEYESNNRIDENHIKYLDYAQRILDREYQEEKVVRAIRLVVIYTSDVASVGERLNAGDVGIQSRAVLLSEHNGDVILEKISDKIKRGQELTREELMKLSMLPLMHSTKSREEMTRESVNLAKNLLDEREQVQVIAGILTATDKFMDAEFSTMIREWLSMTKVGRIIEKEIEQAVEENTRKLAKAMLRKKISPEEVAEETGLDLEEVEKLKEEK, encoded by the coding sequence ATGGCAGAAGGCATTTCATATCATAATAAAGATGTGCTCTTTAAGTTTTTAAGCGAGCTTTACAAAGATGCCACGTTAGATGCTTTTGGCATTGAAGGATTGCCTAAAATCAGAAAATTGTTGCCGACAACCATGCCGAAAGTTCGGGCCGATGAAAGACGCTCGGATACACAGTTTCTTTTGCAAGATGACTCTGTCCTAATGTTGGAGTACGAGAGCAACAATCGTATCGACGAAAACCATATCAAATATCTTGACTACGCCCAGCGAATTTTAGATCGAGAATATCAAGAGGAAAAAGTGGTAAGAGCCATTCGTCTTGTAGTCATATATACGAGCGATGTGGCCAGCGTGGGAGAGCGATTGAACGCCGGGGATGTAGGAATTCAGTCAAGAGCTGTTCTGCTCAGTGAGCATAATGGAGACGTGATCTTGGAGAAGATAAGTGATAAAATAAAAAGAGGTCAAGAATTAACCCGTGAGGAACTCATGAAGCTGAGCATGCTTCCTTTAATGCACAGCACGAAGTCTCGAGAAGAAATGACACGGGAATCCGTCAATTTGGCAAAGAATTTACTGGACGAACGAGAACAAGTTCAAGTCATCGCGGGTATACTGACAGCAACTGATAAATTTATGGACGCTGAATTTTCTACCATGATAAGGGAGTGGTTAAGCATGACGAAGGTCGGGAGGATTATCGAAAAGGAAATTGAGCAAGCTGTCGAAGAAAACACGAGAAAATTGGCAAAAGCGATGTTAAGGAAGAAGATAAGCCCTGAAGAAGTTGCGGAAGAAACTGGTTTAGACCTTGAGGAGGTCGAAAAACTCAAGGAAGAAAAATAA